One Haliaeetus albicilla chromosome 11, bHalAlb1.1, whole genome shotgun sequence genomic window carries:
- the MAPK8 gene encoding mitogen-activated protein kinase 8 isoform X3 gives MSRSKRDNNFYSVEIGDSTFTVLKRYQNLKPIGSGAQGIVCAAYDAILERNVAIKKLSRPFQNQTHAKRAYRELVLMKCVNHKNIIGLLNVFTPQKSLEEFQDVYIVMELMDANLCQVIQMELDHERMSYLLYQMLCGIKHLHSAGIIHRDLKPSNIVVKSDCTLKILDFGLARTAGTSFMMTPYVVTRYYRAPEVILGMGYKENVDIWSVGCIMGEMIKGGVLFPGTDHIDQWNKVIEQLGTPCPEFMKKLQPTVRTYVENRPKYAGYSFEKLFPDVLFPADSEHNKLKASQARDLLSKMLVIDASKRISVDEALQHPYINVWYDPSEAEAPPPKIPDKQLDEREHTIEEWKELIYKEVMDLEERTKNGVIRGQPAPLAQVQQ, from the exons ATGAGTAGAAGCAAGCGTGACAACAATTTCTACAGTGTTGAAATTGGAGACTCTACTTTCACTGTATTGAAACGGTATCAAAACTTAAAACCAATAGGATCAGGAGCACAAGGGATAGTATG tgcCGCTTATGATGCCATCCTTGAACGAAATGTTGCAATCAAGAAGTTAAGCCGACCGTTTCAGAATCAAACCCATGCTAAAAGAGCCTACAGAGAGCTTGTTCTTATGAAGTGTGTTAATCACAAAAAT ATAATCGGCCTACTGAATGTGTTCACACCACAAAAATCCCTGGAAGAATTTCAAGATGT cTACATAGTGATGGAGCTCATGGATGCAAATCTCTGCCAAGTGATTCAGATGGAGCTAGACCATGAACGAATGTCCTATCTTCTTTATCAAATGCTGTGTGGTATCAAACATCTTCATTCAGCTGGAATTATACATAGG gatttaaagCCCAGTAATATAGTAGTAAAGTCAGACTGCACTTTGAAGATTCTTGACTTTGGACTGGCCAGAACTGCAGGAACTAGTTTTATGATGACGCCTTATGTAGTGACTCGTTACTACAGAGCACCAGAGGTCATCCTAGGGATGGGATACAAAGAAAACG ttgacATTTGGTCAGTTGGGTGCATCATGGGAGAAATGATCAAAGGTGGTGTTTTATTTCCTGGTACAGATC ATATTGATCAATGGAATAAAGTTATAGAGCAGCTAGGAACACCATGCCCTGAATTTATGAAGAAATTACAGCCTACAGTCCGAACGTATGTGGAGAACAGACCTAAATATGCTGGATATAGTTTTGAAAAACTCTTTCCAGATGTCCTTTTCCCAGCTGACTCTGAACACAATAAGCTTAAAG CCAGTCAAGCAAGGGATTTGTTATCAAAAATGCTGGTTATAGATGCTTCTAAAAGAATCTCTGTGGATGAAGCCTTGCAGCACCCATACATCAATGTTTGGTATGATCCGTCAGAAGCAGAAGCT cctcCACCAAAGATACCAGATAAGCAGTTAGATGAGAGGGAGCACACAATAGAAGAATGGAAAG aGTTGATATACAAGGAAGTCATGGACTTGGAGGAGAGAACCAAGAATGGGGTTATACGCGGACAGCCAGCCCCTTTAG CACAGGTGCAGCAATGA
- the MAPK8 gene encoding mitogen-activated protein kinase 8 isoform X1 gives MSRSKRDNNFYSVEIGDSTFTVLKRYQNLKPIGSGAQGIVCAAYDAILERNVAIKKLSRPFQNQTHAKRAYRELVLMKCVNHKNIIGLLNVFTPQKSLEEFQDVYIVMELMDANLCQVIQMELDHERMSYLLYQMLCGIKHLHSAGIIHRDLKPSNIVVKSDCTLKILDFGLARTAGTSFMMTPYVVTRYYRAPEVILGMGYKENVDIWSVGCIMGEMIKGGVLFPGTDHIDQWNKVIEQLGTPCPEFMKKLQPTVRTYVENRPKYAGYSFEKLFPDVLFPADSEHNKLKASQARDLLSKMLVIDASKRISVDEALQHPYINVWYDPSEAEAPPPKIPDKQLDEREHTIEEWKELIYKEVMDLEERTKNGVIRGQPAPLGAAMINGSQHPSSSSSVNDVSSMSTDPTLASDTDSSLETSAGPLGCCR, from the exons ATGAGTAGAAGCAAGCGTGACAACAATTTCTACAGTGTTGAAATTGGAGACTCTACTTTCACTGTATTGAAACGGTATCAAAACTTAAAACCAATAGGATCAGGAGCACAAGGGATAGTATG tgcCGCTTATGATGCCATCCTTGAACGAAATGTTGCAATCAAGAAGTTAAGCCGACCGTTTCAGAATCAAACCCATGCTAAAAGAGCCTACAGAGAGCTTGTTCTTATGAAGTGTGTTAATCACAAAAAT ATAATCGGCCTACTGAATGTGTTCACACCACAAAAATCCCTGGAAGAATTTCAAGATGT cTACATAGTGATGGAGCTCATGGATGCAAATCTCTGCCAAGTGATTCAGATGGAGCTAGACCATGAACGAATGTCCTATCTTCTTTATCAAATGCTGTGTGGTATCAAACATCTTCATTCAGCTGGAATTATACATAGG gatttaaagCCCAGTAATATAGTAGTAAAGTCAGACTGCACTTTGAAGATTCTTGACTTTGGACTGGCCAGAACTGCAGGAACTAGTTTTATGATGACGCCTTATGTAGTGACTCGTTACTACAGAGCACCAGAGGTCATCCTAGGGATGGGATACAAAGAAAACG ttgacATTTGGTCAGTTGGGTGCATCATGGGAGAAATGATCAAAGGTGGTGTTTTATTTCCTGGTACAGATC ATATTGATCAATGGAATAAAGTTATAGAGCAGCTAGGAACACCATGCCCTGAATTTATGAAGAAATTACAGCCTACAGTCCGAACGTATGTGGAGAACAGACCTAAATATGCTGGATATAGTTTTGAAAAACTCTTTCCAGATGTCCTTTTCCCAGCTGACTCTGAACACAATAAGCTTAAAG CCAGTCAAGCAAGGGATTTGTTATCAAAAATGCTGGTTATAGATGCTTCTAAAAGAATCTCTGTGGATGAAGCCTTGCAGCACCCATACATCAATGTTTGGTATGATCCGTCAGAAGCAGAAGCT cctcCACCAAAGATACCAGATAAGCAGTTAGATGAGAGGGAGCACACAATAGAAGAATGGAAAG aGTTGATATACAAGGAAGTCATGGACTTGGAGGAGAGAACCAAGAATGGGGTTATACGCGGACAGCCAGCCCCTTTAG GTGCAGCAATGATCAATGGCTCTCAACATCCATCTTCATCGTCATCTGTCAATGATGTGTCTTCAATGTCAACAGATCCAACATTGGCCTCTGATACAGACAGCAGTCTAGAAACCTCAGCTGGACCTCTGGGTTGCTGTAGATGA
- the MAPK8 gene encoding mitogen-activated protein kinase 8 isoform X2, translating to MSRSKRDNNFYSVEIGDSTFTVLKRYQNLKPIGSGAQGIVCAAYDAILERNVAIKKLSRPFQNQTHAKRAYRELVLMKCVNHKNIIGLLNVFTPQKSLEEFQDVYIVMELMDANLCQVIQMELDHERMSYLLYQMLCGIKHLHSAGIIHRDLKPSNIVVKSDCTLKILDFGLARTAGTSFMMTPYVVTRYYRAPEVILGMGYKENVDLWSVGCIMGEMVCHKILFPGRDYIDQWNKVIEQLGTPCPEFMKKLQPTVRTYVENRPKYAGYSFEKLFPDVLFPADSEHNKLKASQARDLLSKMLVIDASKRISVDEALQHPYINVWYDPSEAEAPPPKIPDKQLDEREHTIEEWKELIYKEVMDLEERTKNGVIRGQPAPLGAAMINGSQHPSSSSSVNDVSSMSTDPTLASDTDSSLETSAGPLGCCR from the exons ATGAGTAGAAGCAAGCGTGACAACAATTTCTACAGTGTTGAAATTGGAGACTCTACTTTCACTGTATTGAAACGGTATCAAAACTTAAAACCAATAGGATCAGGAGCACAAGGGATAGTATG tgcCGCTTATGATGCCATCCTTGAACGAAATGTTGCAATCAAGAAGTTAAGCCGACCGTTTCAGAATCAAACCCATGCTAAAAGAGCCTACAGAGAGCTTGTTCTTATGAAGTGTGTTAATCACAAAAAT ATAATCGGCCTACTGAATGTGTTCACACCACAAAAATCCCTGGAAGAATTTCAAGATGT cTACATAGTGATGGAGCTCATGGATGCAAATCTCTGCCAAGTGATTCAGATGGAGCTAGACCATGAACGAATGTCCTATCTTCTTTATCAAATGCTGTGTGGTATCAAACATCTTCATTCAGCTGGAATTATACATAGG gatttaaagCCCAGTAATATAGTAGTAAAGTCAGACTGCACTTTGAAGATTCTTGACTTTGGACTGGCCAGAACTGCAGGAACTAGTTTTATGATGACGCCTTATGTAGTGACTCGTTACTACAGAGCACCAGAGGTCATCCTAGGGATGGGATACAAAGAAAACG TGGATTTATGGTCTGTGGGGTGCATTATGGGCGAAATGGTTTGCCACAAAATCCTCTTTCCAGGAAGGGACT ATATTGATCAATGGAATAAAGTTATAGAGCAGCTAGGAACACCATGCCCTGAATTTATGAAGAAATTACAGCCTACAGTCCGAACGTATGTGGAGAACAGACCTAAATATGCTGGATATAGTTTTGAAAAACTCTTTCCAGATGTCCTTTTCCCAGCTGACTCTGAACACAATAAGCTTAAAG CCAGTCAAGCAAGGGATTTGTTATCAAAAATGCTGGTTATAGATGCTTCTAAAAGAATCTCTGTGGATGAAGCCTTGCAGCACCCATACATCAATGTTTGGTATGATCCGTCAGAAGCAGAAGCT cctcCACCAAAGATACCAGATAAGCAGTTAGATGAGAGGGAGCACACAATAGAAGAATGGAAAG aGTTGATATACAAGGAAGTCATGGACTTGGAGGAGAGAACCAAGAATGGGGTTATACGCGGACAGCCAGCCCCTTTAG GTGCAGCAATGATCAATGGCTCTCAACATCCATCTTCATCGTCATCTGTCAATGATGTGTCTTCAATGTCAACAGATCCAACATTGGCCTCTGATACAGACAGCAGTCTAGAAACCTCAGCTGGACCTCTGGGTTGCTGTAGATGA